The Spirosoma foliorum genome has a window encoding:
- a CDS encoding PIN-like domain-containing protein translates to MASSISKISFATSIKSLTLKTYVESLSRYRNGIEQAISLKDELPIFIDTSVFLRYYSISEKDRKTLFSFFSQFKDRIIITTQVQKEFVKNREDVIEKFFEDTLEKLKTSFRSDIVNKIKSYREVNKKVINDFSFLDNFLRKMSEELDKNYDSLVESVDSKKSNLNKAKYEDDLLALILGMTLIDNLSEDDIKVIKGEYENLRKGYDSKNVTNEIKKPQAAFPGLGDIKEKPENPYGDYIIYHEIINYINEKKTDAIFLTYDNTKGDWLKENKQPHDHYIQATFIATSKTLYFLDADRFFADRLNEHFDSLISEVEYEKQKIIDYERLFVQNYTQFEYYVRDLCSILKIEKYNNTSLLNLLNQLYNLGHIKYEEIRDFGILREFRNILVHYNNREVIESFSENRLVELLARLDILTNIIKGLFPKIQ, encoded by the coding sequence ATGGCTAGTAGTATAAGTAAAATAAGTTTCGCTACATCTATTAAAAGTCTTACTCTAAAAACTTATGTTGAGTCTCTTAGTAGATATAGAAATGGAATAGAACAAGCTATAAGCTTAAAAGATGAACTACCAATCTTTATAGATACCAGTGTTTTTCTAAGATATTATAGTATCTCTGAAAAAGATAGAAAAACTCTGTTTTCTTTCTTTTCTCAATTCAAAGATAGGATTATTATTACTACTCAAGTACAGAAGGAATTCGTAAAAAACAGAGAAGATGTAATTGAGAAATTCTTTGAAGATACATTGGAAAAATTAAAAACATCATTTAGGAGCGATATTGTTAATAAGATTAAATCATATAGAGAGGTAAATAAAAAGGTAATCAATGACTTTAGTTTTTTAGATAATTTTCTAAGAAAAATGTCAGAAGAATTAGATAAAAATTATGATTCTTTAGTTGAAAGTGTAGATAGTAAAAAGAGTAATCTTAATAAGGCAAAATATGAAGATGATTTATTAGCTTTAATTTTAGGAATGACTCTAATAGACAATTTAAGCGAGGATGATATTAAAGTTATTAAAGGAGAGTACGAAAATTTAAGAAAAGGTTATGACTCAAAAAATGTAACTAATGAAATAAAAAAACCTCAGGCTGCTTTTCCAGGTCTAGGAGACATAAAAGAAAAACCTGAAAATCCATATGGAGATTATATTATCTATCATGAAATCATCAATTATATTAATGAAAAAAAAACAGATGCTATATTCTTAACCTATGACAATACTAAGGGGGATTGGCTTAAAGAAAATAAACAACCACACGATCACTATATTCAAGCTACATTCATCGCTACTAGCAAAACTTTATATTTTTTAGATGCTGATAGATTTTTTGCTGACAGATTAAATGAACACTTCGACTCACTAATTTCTGAGGTAGAATATGAAAAGCAAAAGATCATTGATTATGAACGTTTATTTGTTCAAAACTATACTCAATTTGAGTATTACGTAAGAGATTTATGTTCAATATTGAAAATTGAAAAATACAACAATACCTCATTATTAAATCTTTTAAATCAACTATATAATTTAGGTCATATAAAATACGAAGAAATAAGGGACTTTGGGATTTTACGAGAATTTAGAAATATCCTTGTCCATTACAATAATAGAGAAGTAATTGAAAGTTTCAGTGAGAATCGGCTTGTTGAATTGTTGGCGAGACTTGATATTTTAACTAACATCATAAAAGGGTTATTTCCCAAAATTCAATAA